From the genome of Candidatus Omnitrophota bacterium:
GTCGTAATTGGTTCAAATTATTGTCTGTACTAGGGGTATTTTTATTACTTGTTGTAAGCTCAGCTTATGCTTATCGGCTTCCCGAAGACTATTCAAACATAAAGTATTTTTATGTTTTTGGTTCAGAGGGCAGCCCGCTGATGGGGGCTGAGGATAATGAATTAGAAATATATTTTGAAATTCCTGATCAGGAAGCCGGAGATTTGTTGATTAAGGTTTTCGATCCTGATACTGGAGGAAAACGCGACTGGAAAGAGAATGCCGATAATTCTTGGGATACAGTTACTGAGTTCGCTGTCTACGGTAACAAACTTCTTGCCGAGAAGCAATTTTCCGAAGGAGACTATGACTATAATTATTTTACCTTCGGACCTTACTCAGCGGATCAAGGCAAGAAAATAGATGGTGGCTATCAATTTAAAATGAAAGTCCGGGGCCTTAAAGGTGACGATGCCAATCTTTTTAAATTTAAGATATTTCCGAAAAGCGCTGAGGCCTATAGTTACAATATTACAATGCGTCTAGCTTCTAATGAGGGAGAGGAGATGTATTTTTACCCTGATGTGCCGGCTGGCACTAAAGAGCTTTTAGTAGAAAATTACGATATTGACCGAAGAGGTGGAATCAGTGTTTTATATGACCCATTATTAAGGACTAAATATGATATTAATGATTCGAGCAGCGGAGAGTGGAGCAAGACGGTTGTGCCGGTAAATGTTTTGAGCTCGCGACGATTCAAATATGTAATTACTAAAGGAACTCAACGATCAGCCCATGCTGCTTTAAAGATAGCTAATGATAAGGGCGAGTTGTTGCCAATTTACTTTAGGAAAGCTCCAGCTTTACCAGTAACTACAGCTAAGGCTCTTCCCTTGGTAAAAAAACTATCAGTTAAGAGAGTTCCAGTAGAGGAGCCTTCTCCGATCCCGTTTAAAAGACCGGCTCCGCTTAAGTGCAATAAATTTATTTTTGATGCAACTAAATCTTACGATCCTGACGATCAGAATCTTTCTTTTCATTGGGACTTTGGTGACGGGGTAACTAGTACCGAATCAATCATAACTCATGCCTATGATCAGGGAGGAGAATACTTAGTTGCTTTGACCGTATTTGATGATTCAGGTCTCGAGTGTAATACTGATAAGATTACTCAGAAAATATTTGTAAATACTGCGCCCCGGGCTGATTTTACGGTTACTGAATCAGCTTGCATAAATCAGAAAATTACCCTTGATGCTAGTTCTACTGTTGATGAAACCCCGGGAGATACGGTTTACTCTTGGGATTTCGGCGACGGAACAACTGGTGTCGGGAAAAAAGTTAAAAAGTTTTATGAA
Proteins encoded in this window:
- a CDS encoding PKD domain-containing protein, yielding MSRNWFKLLSVLGVFLLLVVSSAYAYRLPEDYSNIKYFYVFGSEGSPLMGAEDNELEIYFEIPDQEAGDLLIKVFDPDTGGKRDWKENADNSWDTVTEFAVYGNKLLAEKQFSEGDYDYNYFTFGPYSADQGKKIDGGYQFKMKVRGLKGDDANLFKFKIFPKSAEAYSYNITMRLASNEGEEMYFYPDVPAGTKELLVENYDIDRRGGISVLYDPLLRTKYDINDSSSGEWSKTVVPVNVLSSRRFKYVITKGTQRSAHAALKIANDKGELLPIYFRKAPALPVTTAKALPLVKKLSVKRVPVEEPSPIPFKRPAPLKCNKFIFDATKSYDPDDQNLSFHWDFGDGVTSTESIITHAYDQGGEYLVALTVFDDSGLECNTDKITQKIFVNTAPRADFTVTESACINQKITLDASSTVDETPGDTVYSWDFGDGTTGVGKKVKKFYEKGGIYRVTLSVDDNFDTACSKDVFAKTVRINTPPVASAGEDVSLCLKSQDDKYKVKFNAGGSEDSDGNRLTYYWNFGDGTKAEGKIISHTYQKGGQYKVNLVVDDFSGTNCSVDSDSLVVNLNRVPLVNAGGEISACQAEVVEFSGSASSEDGCNDCAYHWNFGGGEIVEGLRAEHVYDKGGVYNVAFTADDGKGTPCSSSTDIVKVDINSSPSVSLKGSKLGCLDQTFSFDASSARDFNGDSLRYFWDFGDGTIREDKAKVTHKYSKGGRYKVKVTVNDQRNLPCSTASSDIEVRVNTAPVADAGPNLVCCQGKETVFDASNSYDPDGDKLTYSWNFGDGRKAKGVKVTHAYRKHGIYDVVLTVKDDSGSDCNLGTAGFTANVQATPVAVIDVRKK